Sequence from the Microbacterium dextranolyticum genome:
CGGCGATGCCGTCCACGCGCGGCATCCGAACGTCCATCAGGACGACATCGGGCTGCAGCCGCACGCTCTGCGCGAGGGCATCCTGCCCGTCGCCGGCTTCGCCGACGATCGCGATGTCGGGTTCGGCGTCGAGAACCATCGCGAATCCCAGACGGATCAACGGTTGGTCGTCGACGAGGAGGACACGGATGGGTTCGGTCACGCGGCGCTCTCCGGATCCATGTCGGCGGCGGCGGTCGGGATCTCCAGGCGTACGTGCCAACGCCCGTCGGCGCGCAGCCCGGCACGGGCGGTGCCGCTGAGGCGCGCAGCCCGTTCGTGCAATCCCCGCAGACCGAAGCCGCCGCCGGACGGCGCGGCGATGACGCCGTCGTTGACGACTTCGACGACGGTCGCGGTGGATGTCCGCGCGATCGCGACCTCGACGGTGCGCGCCTGCGGCGCGTGCCGCAGCACGTTCGTCAAACCCTCCTGCACGACGCGCGCGACGGCGAGACGGGCGTGGCGCTCGGTGATGGGCTGGCCCGTCGTGCGGAGGGTCACGGGGAGCCCTGCGCTGCGCGCGGCGGCCACCGCGGAACCGACCGCGTCGGCGTCGAGGGGCACGAGCGGGGCCTCCGGGTCGGTGTCGTCTCGAAGCACGCCGAGCATCGCCCGCATCTCGTCGAGCGCGCCGCGTGCGGTCGTCGCGATGCGCGCGGTCGCGGCACGGCTGCGGTCCGCATCGGACGTGGCGGTCGCGCCCTCCGCGAGCGCGACGACGACCGTCAGCGAGTGCGAGACGACATCGTGCATCTCGCGCGCGATGCGCGTGCGTTCCGCGGAGGCGGCGAGCCGGGCGTGATGCTCGCGCTCCTCCCACAGCTGACGCGAGGTGTCGAGGATGGCGGCCACGTACCGTTTGCGGTTGCCGATGTTCACCCCCACCAGAGTCGACACCAGAAGGGCGGTGCCGAGCGAGAAGAACGCGTT
This genomic interval carries:
- a CDS encoding sensor histidine kinase, which translates into the protein MSRPSPDARSSPDPASGELRLPRPPGVIRLFWARHPRLADTLIALLSAVLTFAPPVGTRTNAAWDAVRPATVILLALACVCLMLRRRHPLLAFSVAAIGAIVGMPAGGGIGIVVLVVAAYSVAVYRSSRTGILAAVTAAVLSAAAALVTASTGAMSLQASLNAFFSLGTALLVSTLVGVNIGNRKRYVAAILDTSRQLWEEREHHARLAASAERTRIAREMHDVVSHSLTVVVALAEGATATSDADRSRAATARIATTARGALDEMRAMLGVLRDDTDPEAPLVPLDADAVGSAVAAARSAGLPVTLRTTGQPITERHARLAVARVVQEGLTNVLRHAPQARTVEVAIARTSTATVVEVVNDGVIAAPSGGGFGLRGLHERAARLSGTARAGLRADGRWHVRLEIPTAAADMDPESAA